The bacterium genome contains the following window.
GGTATCAGCTACCACTGCCAGGTCACACCTATAGTGGGTGAGACTATCCTTGGTGACCCACGAATCTTTACATGGACTATACTCCTCATTCTTATTCCAATAGTATTTGCTACTATATCCACCAATAGCGTATACCTTACCATTTAGGGCAGCAGCTCCCAAATTATATCGTGCTGTTGGCATATCTGCCCTCGTTGTCCATTTGTCACTCACTGGGTCATATTGTTCATTTGTTTGAAGGATACCTTTTTTGTAATTATATCCACCGATAGCGTATATATTACCACCAGCTGCAGCTGCTGCCAACCCAAATCGTGCTATTGACATGCCCTTCTTTGGAGTCCACGAATCTTTTTCTGGATTATACTCCTCATTGGTAGTGACGCACTCCGAGGGAGTATCTCCTCCAATAGCGTATATCTTATCATTTACTGAAGCGACTGCCAGCCAAGCACGTGCTGTTGGCATATCTGCCCTGGTTATCCATTTGTTAGTTGCTGGATCATACATCTCGTTAGTCTGAAGGTACCCTTTGCTGTTATATCCACCGATGACATATATCTTACCGCTCACTACAGTGGCTGCCATGTTTTGACGTACTGTTGGCATATCTGCCCTCGTATACCAGTTGTCAGTGAGTCCATTGGAGACATCAACCACTCCTCTTAAGGAGAGTATTAATACAATTAACGCATACATTTTACACCTCCCTCAAAATGG
Protein-coding sequences here:
- a CDS encoding kelch repeat-containing protein — protein: MYALIVLILSLRGVVDVSNGLTDNWYTRADMPTVRQNMAATVVSGKIYVIGGYNSKGYLQTNEMYDPATNKWITRADMPTARAWLAVASVNDKIYAIGGDTPSECVTTNEEYNPEKDSWTPKKGMSIARFGLAAAAAGGNIYAIGGYNYKKGILQTNEQYDPVSDKWTTRADMPTARYNLGAAALNGKVYAIGGYSSKYYWNKNEEYSPCKDSWVTKDSLTHYRCDLAVVADTFNGKIYAIGGSAGTPVNYNEEYDPEANDWTIKLPMPTTRERLVAACPLSGRIFAIGGRNTTGQLQTTEEYNPIPVGVEEGRNANHSLIQNIKIYPNPVAQLTTISYQLPAKSKILLKIYDISGRLVNTLVDETKGAGCYSINLNTEGIPNGVYFCKLEYNGEVLTQKLVLVK